In the genome of Desulfofarcimen acetoxidans DSM 771, one region contains:
- a CDS encoding MFS transporter — MDIREVKRGRVFSFSLAHLVNDWYMNYIQTILPFMVAAGLSISKGAFLVSAFTITSSLLQPVFGYLVDQKNQRWMVYVGTMWMAVLLSLLGVFQNYPLLFIIVTLAGLGTAAFHPQASSMVTSASGQRKGFFQAVFTAAGNVGWALTPLVVVPFIQAYSMQYTPILMLPGVFAAILLWFTAPRDQVKAKSSPPPLLPALRSARAELAKVVLVVACRSLAYFGLISFLPLYLQHKNISLIAGSRLIFLMLFAGAMGGLVGGYISDLMGRKVVIVGSLIAATPLFYLFLVTRGALSYLLLALAGATLLASFSVTIVVAQEALPKNAAMASGLMLGFGIGIGGLGVGLVGLLAQHAGIVYAINLLIWLPLLAGLFGLALKGKQVPAVLPVSEVNKN, encoded by the coding sequence ATGGACATTCGGGAGGTAAAAAGAGGAAGAGTTTTTTCCTTTTCCCTGGCGCACCTGGTTAATGACTGGTATATGAATTATATACAAACCATACTGCCTTTTATGGTGGCAGCAGGACTGAGTATAAGCAAGGGTGCTTTTCTGGTTTCAGCCTTTACCATAACTTCTTCTTTACTGCAGCCCGTTTTCGGATATTTGGTAGATCAAAAGAATCAACGCTGGATGGTATATGTAGGAACCATGTGGATGGCAGTTTTATTAAGCCTTTTGGGAGTGTTCCAAAATTACCCCTTGCTATTTATTATCGTAACGCTGGCCGGTCTCGGTACTGCTGCTTTTCACCCTCAGGCATCGTCTATGGTTACCTCTGCCAGCGGTCAAAGGAAGGGTTTTTTTCAGGCCGTTTTTACGGCTGCCGGAAACGTTGGCTGGGCGCTGACTCCACTGGTAGTTGTACCCTTTATTCAAGCCTATAGTATGCAATATACCCCAATATTAATGCTGCCCGGAGTTTTTGCAGCTATCCTGCTCTGGTTTACTGCTCCCAGGGACCAGGTAAAGGCAAAGTCGTCTCCGCCGCCTCTGTTGCCTGCACTGCGCTCGGCCCGGGCTGAATTGGCCAAAGTAGTCCTGGTAGTAGCCTGCCGTTCATTGGCCTATTTCGGTTTAATATCTTTCTTGCCCTTGTACCTGCAGCATAAAAATATTTCACTGATAGCCGGTAGTCGTCTGATTTTTTTAATGCTGTTTGCCGGGGCAATGGGCGGACTTGTGGGCGGCTATATTTCTGATTTAATGGGCAGAAAAGTAGTCATCGTAGGTTCGCTGATAGCGGCCACACCGTTGTTTTATCTGTTTTTGGTTACCAGAGGCGCCTTGAGTTACCTGCTTTTGGCTTTAGCCGGGGCCACACTTTTAGCATCTTTTTCAGTGACAATTGTAGTAGCTCAAGAAGCTCTTCCTAAAAATGCTGCTATGGCCTCTGGCTTGATGTTGGGTTTTGGCATCGGAATCGGTGGTTTGGGTGTTGGCCTGGTAGGCCTGCTGGCGCAACACGCGGGTATTGTTTACGCCATTAACCTGTTAATCTGGTTGCCTTTGCTGGCCGGGTTGTTCGGCCTTGCTCTGAAAGGCAAGCAGGTACCTGCGGTGCTTCCAGTGTCCGAAGTCAATAAAAACTAA
- a CDS encoding helix-turn-helix transcriptional regulator: MMKSKRVQVYRHAPAFILLFLARENLYGAALYNKMQKEIPFCFADSAIIYRTLQVLEEEGAVKSYWDTDSPGPAKKWYQISSKGLEKLAEYKQDIERRKNNLEFFLYSYEQICQLKN, translated from the coding sequence ATGATGAAGTCTAAGAGAGTTCAGGTTTACCGGCATGCTCCGGCCTTTATTTTGCTTTTTCTTGCACGGGAGAATCTTTACGGGGCAGCCTTGTATAATAAAATGCAAAAGGAAATACCTTTTTGTTTTGCGGACAGCGCTATTATCTACAGGACTTTGCAGGTGTTAGAGGAGGAGGGGGCGGTGAAATCTTATTGGGATACCGATAGTCCGGGCCCGGCTAAAAAATGGTATCAGATAAGCAGTAAAGGGTTGGAGAAATTGGCCGAATATAAACAGGATATAGAAAGAAGGAAAAATAACCTTGAGTTTTTTCTGTATTCCTACGAACAAATTTGCCAGTTGAAAAATTAA